From the genome of Physeter macrocephalus isolate SW-GA unplaced genomic scaffold, ASM283717v5 random_1244, whole genome shotgun sequence:
GAAGAGCAGGCCACGCAGGGACCTGGAAGGGTGGCCGGCCAGCCGGAGGGAATGGGTCTGAGTCTAGAGGGAGGAATGAActtggcctcttttttttttttttttttaacatctttattggcgtattattgctttacaatggtgtgttagtttctgctttactacaaagtgaatcagttatacatatacatatgttcccatatctcttccctcttgtgaaCTTGGCGTCTTAAAGGATGTGCAGAGGAGGGGATGACAGGAACGTGGAGGAAGAGCCGGGTCAGGAGGGCTTCACAGGCCGTCGTCCGGGTTTGGGCAGCCTCTGGGGGTGTTGCGTAGGGGCCTCCGGAGGTCTTAGTTTTACACTCCACTCTGGCAGACCCCCGGAAAAGGCCACTGCTTACCCGACAGTGCCGTCGATGGCTGCACATGTGCAGTGTCAAGTGAGCTTTTTGACTACAGGGTCCAGATCTTACTCACCTGGCCCATGGAGTAAGGCTTTCCAGGGCCGTGCAGGGAGCTGATCGCAGGCAGCGACCCTAAAGAAAATCTCACTTCCCTCCCATCAGTGGCTCTGCTCTCACCTccactctttccttcctccagagGCAGGCAAAGTATTCTGAGAACAAGCTGAAATGCACCAAGGCCCGGAACGACTACTTGCTGAATCTGGCAGCCACCAACGCAGCTATAAGCAAATACTACATCCACGATGTCTCCGACCTCATCGACGTGAGCTCCTGGGGAGTCTGGGGTTGAACAGGGTCCTGCACCGCCTGGTGCGAGTCATCAGCTGAGGGAGGGCTGGCCCTCGTCCTTAGCTGACATGGGGGGCGGCCAACGGCCCCTGGAGCCCTGGTGGAGGGGAAGAACAGGGAGCCTTTGGGGCCTGGGCGAGGAGTATCACCCTGTGGCTTCTACCTCCATGGGTGGGAATGGGCCTCTGGCGGCCCTTGCACACTTGGGCTGGGCAGATGTAATTCAGCGTGCACTTTCCAAGCACCCTCCTCCACACCAGGTCTTTTACTGGGTTTGGGGGTACAGGGGTGATCATACACAGTTCATGCCCTGGGGAACTTCCCAGGGTGGTAAAGATGCTTATCTGTTTAACACCCCTGGGTCCAGTCCActagacacacacgcacacatggaagaaaataatgaacGAGACAAAATTATACAGGTCAGCTTTACTTGGGGATGTTATGTTGGGAGAAATCAGGCAGTTTAAGCAAGAGGAAAATGGAACACTGAGTCCTGAGCACCAGCCGCGCAGGACACACTGGTAGGACAGTGAGGCTTCGGGAAAGAATTCTGTGGGTGGCGCCTTCGGGGAGGCGCCTGCGTCATCCGTGACAGAGCTGGGGCTGCTTCGCATGTCTTCATGCAGACAGGGATCCGGCCCAGCAGATGCTCGGTCAGGCTTCCTTGAGGGTGGGTGCGTCCTTTTCCTCTGGCCTTGGTGTATCCCGTCAGGAAGTCAGAGGGTCACCGCTCTTCCCTTGGCTGCAGAGGGGACCCATTATCGCCATTATCACCACCCCCAGGAGAGGGAGCTGCCTGGCCCTGCCTTCCAAATGCTCAGGGGCCAGACCCCTCCTCTTTCCTACCTTTCAGCTTTCTCTTTCACACAAccctttcatctttttatttaccaaattattattgagtgcctgctagcTCTAGGTCTTGAGGTACAACAGTGGATAAGAGCCAGTGggtctgtcctcatggagctcagCCTGCATAACCCTGATGCATTAAAGGCAAACGCACTGCCAAGCAGCGGGTGTTACCGTgagagaggtggagggagttGTGGACACATGGATGAGGGACACCTGGTGTGAACTCTGAGTGGGGAGAacatcaaggaaggcttcctggaggaggtgacctctAAACTGAAACCACAGGAAGAGTATTTAGGCAGGCGGAGAGAGGAAGAGTCTTCGGGCAGAGGCAGTGCGCGTGTGAAGGCCTGGAGATGAGAAAGAAGGCGGTGAGTTTGGGGAGCCGCGAGGAGCACTGCCATTGCCCAGATCGCAGTCCCCCGCTCCCTCCCGAGGGCTTTGCCATGACTAGTGTGGTAAGATTCCAAAGCGCATGAGGGCCTCCAGCATGAAAGATTTGACCGTGGAATAGGAGGTAATCGTAAGTCACGGTGACGGCCCCACCTCCATGTCACCACCCTCACCTGCACCTTCTGTGTGTGCTTCTCTCCAAGTGCTGTGATTTGGGCTTCCATGCCAGCCTGGCCCGCACCTTCCGGACCTACCTCTCGGCCGAGTACAACCTGGAGACCTCTCGCCACGAGGGGCTGGACGTCATTGAGAACGCGGTGGACAACCTGGATTCCCGAAGTGACAAGCACACAGTCATGGACATGTGCAACCAGGTCTTCTGTCCCCCCCTCAAGTTTGAGTTCCAGCCCCACATGGGGGACGAGGTAGGCTTCTCCCAGGAGCCCATGCTTGAGGTTGCTTCCGTCTGTCTCCCAGGGGCTCCCAGAGCATCGGTGGGAGGAGAACGTCAGCTGAGAGGCCTGGGGTCAAGTtcttggtgcatgggcttctccagCTGAGGAGTTTACCACGAATACCCTAATCCTGGTGGCTCAAGTCCCCCACCTGCAGAATTGCGAGACCATAGCTTCCCATGAAATCCCTCGCAGCTATGCCTAGAAGACCCCAAGGGAGTCCCACCTCTGCACACAGACAGTCATCTCACGTTCTCCCCTTGGATGGATGGCCTCGAATCACCGTAGGCGGGGCCTCAGCAGAGCCACTCGGACCTGTGCTCCAGTGCCCTGAGCCCTCGGAGTACCAGCCAACCCAGTTTTCTTCAGGGCTTGCGCTGCTGACGTCCTCATTAtgttctggaaaaataaatgggaGAAGGCGCTCTTCACTAGCCCCTAAGCAGCACACCAGTTTACCTGAGTTTCACACAACTTCTTATGAAAATAGCTCCTTGAGCTTTTCCATgtcattcctccctctctccagggCTCAGGCCCCAGTCCCTGGAACCAACGGAGACAGCCACCAGGTGTCATATCTGCCTCCCCGTCTCCACCATCTCTACCCCGGGGACATGTGCCCAGAGCTTTCTCCTAGTGGCCCCGTTCCCTCCACCCAGGCACACGAGAGTCAGGGGGACCCAGCCAGCCTCTGGATCCCAGTGGGAGCTCAGCTGGGCTGTCGCTGCGCCTGCTTTGCAGGGAGGGACCAGGAGGCGCCTTTAACGATGGCATTTGCTGGCCCCTCCAGTGGCTCTGCCCACTTTCTTCATTTGCAAGAGAGGCCTTCTGCCGGGCTTCCCCACAGCTCCTGCCCCATCCCTGTGCCCTCATGTCCAGCCCTTTCGCTCATCATCTGGCGACTGCAGCGTTGGGTTGCCCAGTTAGTGGTAAAGAACAGAGGCCTGCTGTCCCTTATGAGCTCAGCCAAGTTACGGCAGGCAGCCCAGCCCACAGGTAGTGAGAGCCCTGGTGGGAATGGGTGTAGGTGAACAGTATCGCTCTCtcaccttcctctcttctcccctcctctctcagcGGCCCCTGTGAGAGGGCCGCTGCCCCATGCCTGCCTCTCTCTCGAGCATCTTCCTGCTGGGCCACTCCGCTGACTGTTTCCCATCCTTTGTTCTTTTCACTGGCTTCTCTTAGGCAGTTGCTTCCTTACCACCGCTTCCTGCCTGGAAATTAACCAATTAGTCTCACTTAAAGAGATTATGTCCAAGCTCTGAGTAGCAAACCGTCACGTGCTGCACAAATGTAGACCACAACCGAGAGCGTGAGAGGGTGGCCCCTGGCTCCCGGCTGGCTCTGGTGTCGCTGggtacaagctgtgtgaccttgggcaggtcacttaacctTTCCAGGCCTGTTTCCGCAGCTGTCAATGGGGATGTTAACGATAGGCTGGCCCCAGCTACGCACAGGTGGCGAGGGCCCGGGTCAACCGCAGGCGGTGGCTGTCATTTCTGCAGGTGTGCCAGGTCAGTGCTCAGCAGCCCGTCCAGACAGAACTGCTCATGCGGTACCACCAGCTGCAGTCCAGACTGGCCACTCTCAAGATCGAGAACGAGGAGGTGAGTGAGCCCCTCCGCCCTGTGAGGGATTTCTTTGCAAAGGCCTGACTAGTCCTGCAGAGGCCACTCTTGCCATGGAACACATAAGAAATCAGGGTTCATCTGTAAGATGCACAACTGTCCAAACCACCTACACCAAGAATCTTTGATGGCATGGGGAATGCTCACAAGAtgttaaagaaaagcaaagaggaagtAGAAGTCCATGTTCAGTAGTGTCCTAACCAGGGTAAACTGAAGTATGTGTGCATGTTTCTGTGCATATTCACGGGcatagaaaaaaagactggaaggaaatacttTGAATGTTGATAGTGGTTTTGTCTGGGTTGCAGGAATATAggtgatttctgttttcttctctgtgcttttctctattttctgcaGTGAGcttatgttatttttatcatcagaaaTATAGTAGGTATTTTAAATTACACAGTGAAATAACCCAGGGCACACTAAACATGTCATAGATTCTGAGCTCCAGGGAGCTTCTGTCTCACCGTGGCCAGCACACCTCCCTTGCAGCTGGTGGCTCAGGACTTCCGCCAGGTGGGCACAAATGGAAGTACCAGCTGGAGTGGCTCCATTCTGATGTGCACTGATGAGGCCACATGGGAGACCTGTTCCAGCTGGGATGCCCCCACCCAGGGAGGACATCACCCAATTGGAGGACACCAGGACATGGGAGTGTCACCCGAGATCATGGGCAGGTCCATCCTTGAGAAGTGCAGTTGCAGCTGGAGATGGGGAGCCGTGGTCCCTGTCTTCAGACCTCAACAGGGCTGTTCTAGGCAGAGAAGGCAGGTTGCTTTGTGTCTCCAGAAAGGACGTAGCCAGGACGAACGTGAGCCAGGGTGTAGCTAAGGATGAACGAATCAAAGCAGTCCCTGGGGGGAGGTTATGTGGCgacaaattatatatttgtttctcaAACCTGAGAAGAGAGAGGATACGGCcagagtgttttctttctttctttatgcccTACATCTTCCCCTGAAGCGTTTTAAATTGTTTACATGGAACGGTATATGCTGTATATGGATAATAATGTTAGTGGGATTTAAATTGGAAATCGGGGCCACGGAAAGGAGGGTGAAGCACATGCTCCTCTGGGTAGGCTGTTCATGGCCATGGAAATGCTCAGTTTTGAACCTGAGCTTCTGTGAGGCTATGTTAGAAAGAACcgattcactcatttattcattcaagtatttatttagcacatactatgtgctaaACATTGTGCAGAGTTAAGTGAGTGGATGAGACAATATAGTGCCCCCTCTCACGGAGTTTATGTTCTAGTGAGAAAAGACAGGCGGTAAAACACAAAGGCGAACGAACCCGTAAGTGAATACGTACACAGAATATCAGACACTAAGTTAAGGATGGTGGTCGGGGTTGGGCGGGGAGAGGCCTGATGTCACCAGGAGGCAACTTTTAAGTGGAGATCTGAGTGACAAGAGAGACTTTGAGCAGCATTCACTGTGCAGCAAATGTGGACGCAGTTCTCCCGGGACTGTGTTTGGAGCGACCCTCCCTCCAAGCTCCGGCACGCCCTTTAGGCACAGTTCTGTGAAGGGCTGTGGGGAGGCCGGGGCCCTGCATGTGGAGCCTCCGGGGTCCCGCTCGGTCCCGGGAGAGGAGTCGGAGTCCCGGAGGACCGAGCACACTGCGTGTGTCTTGGGTCTGTCTCCCTCGAGGCTGTTTTTTCTCGGTCAGGCTTGCATGGACTCAGTGGCCGACAGCGGAGGAGTTCACTCACCGAGGACAGTGCTGCCCTTATCCAGACTgtgtcccctcccttctctggaTGAAGGAAACGGGGAGCGTTTCTAGCGTTGCTCCTCCTCAGGGACCTGCCTCCCAGGAGGAGCTAGTTTGGGGTTGTATAACCATAAAGAAACACAAACCCCAAAACCCAAGTTCCTTGTTGGTCACAACATTCTCCCACGTTGTCTCCAGCAGAAGCAGTCCCATGACATGACTTCAGATTAGGCCACCTGGCTTCTCCCCACAGCCAGCTGCTGGCCTGACTTTCCACATCACCGTAAGGGGAATGAGCATCTTTGTCCTGCCTGCCTCCTGATGCTTTAGGTGGAAGAAATAAAGGAACGGTTGGGAAAGGGCTTTGAGGTGTCAAAGGCATCCTGAGGCTGAAGGATTTTTGTCAACCTGAAGGATTTTTGTGTTTCCCCAGGTTAGAAAAACCCTGGACGCCACCATGCAGACCTTGCAGGACATGCTGACTGTGGAGGACTTCGACGTCTCCGACGCCTTCCAACACAGCCGGTCCACGGAGTCTGTGAAGTCAGCCGCCTCCGAGACCTACATGAGCAAGATCAACATCGCCAAGAGGAGAGCCAACCAGCAGGAgacagaaatgttttattttacagtaaGTGGCGTCCTGGCCCAG
Proteins encoded in this window:
- the LOC102993369 gene encoding SLIT-ROBO Rho GTPase-activating protein 3 — its product is MSLMLMVTKLLLLVIPSPQTGCAAVMKTYHMYHAESISAESKLKEAEKQEEKQFNKSGDLSMNLLRHEDRPQRRSSVKKIEKMKEKRQAKYSENKLKCTKARNDYLLNLAATNAAISKYYIHDVSDLIDCCDLGFHASLARTFRTYLSAEYNLETSRHEGLDVIENAVDNLDSRSDKHTVMDMCNQVFCPPLKFEFQPHMGDEVCQVSAQQPVQTELLMRYHQLQSRLATLKIENEEVRKTLDATMQTLQDMLTVEDFDVSDAFQHSRSTESVKSAASETYMSKINIAKRRANQQETEMFYFTKFKEYVNGSNLITKLQAKHDLLKQTLGEGESGGRGRQGGCLPRWVVLWPLELFHMEIPGTWWNEAGSWSHLPG